A single genomic interval of Myxocyprinus asiaticus isolate MX2 ecotype Aquarium Trade chromosome 19, UBuf_Myxa_2, whole genome shotgun sequence harbors:
- the LOC127409666 gene encoding alanine aminotransferase 2-like: MSAVRKTTKRQSTDEELQERADVITRQLKQGLDLNVSFKKVLDVSSGDTHKAGMKPVTFVRQVIAGCLYPSLLESDILPPDVRLRAQILLEQCDGESIGSYTESCGLTYVRNTVAKSISLRDGGVPSSPEQIFITSGAHRGLMVMMRMLCQSEGMSAVLIPVPAPHSLPRLLERVGLIPLPYHLKEQGGWGLERAALRRVIQTSRGHCCPRAIYISNPGNLTGHIQSRESIQEVIRFAAEEELFLLVDEVYQDMVFAEDTEFVSYKRVLVEMGSFYSDKVQLASFHSLSNGIMGECGLRAGYMELVNVDEAILLYTEVLLTGDISAPVTGQIAVDVMADPPRPGDPSYSLYTQEVTSRLNTLQCNMSRAVKFINDLPGFSCLSVQSGIFICPHLSLPHSAVTHSQSQGFQAGLWYSRRLLEEQGICVGFMECMKELHTHSKSCCHLRLCVLMPSDELEEVLQRLQYFHLQFLKEY; the protein is encoded by the exons ATCACACGGCAACTCAAACAG GGGCTGGATCTGAACGTGTCCTTTAAGAAAGTTCTGGATGTCAGTTCTGGTGACACTCACAAAGCTGGAATGAAGCCAGTTACCTTTGTTAGACAG gtgaTAGCTGGATGTTTGTATCCCAGCCTTCTGGAAAGTGACATTCTTCCACCAGATGTTCGTCTGAGAGCACAGATTTTGCTGGAACAGTGTGATGGAGAGAGCATCG GTTCGTACACAGAATCGTGTGGACTGACGTATGTGAGAAACACTGTGGCAAAGTCCATTTCTCTGCGGGACGGGGGAGTCCCTTCCAGTCCAGAACAAATCTTCATCACTTCTGGAGCCCACAGAGGTCTGATG GTGATGATGAGAATGCTGTGTCAATCAGAGGGCATGAGCGCGGTTCTGATCCCAGTCCCCGCCCCTCACAGTCTGCCACGCCTCCTGGAAAGGGTGGGATTAATTCCGTTGCCCTATCACCTGAAGGAGCAGGGTGGGTGGGGCCTAGAAAGGGCGGCGCTACGACGAGTCATCCAGACCTCCAGAGGGCACTGCTGTCCACGAGCGATTTATATCAGCAACCCCGGCAACCTTACAG GGCATATCCAGAGCAGAGAATCCATCCAGGAAGTGATCCGCTTCGCTGCAGAGGAAGAACTTTTTTTGCTGGTAGATG AGGTTTATCAAGACATGGTTTTTGCAGAAGACACAGAGTTTGTGTCGTATAAGAGAGTTCTTGTTGAGATGGGCTCATTTTATTCTGATAAAGTACAACTGGCCTCATTCCATTCACTGTCCAATGGCATCATGGGAGA GTGTGGTTTAAGGGCGGGTTATATGGAGCTGGTAAACGTTGATGAAGCGATACTATTATACACTGAGGTTCTTCTAACGGGAGACATAAGCGCTCCTGTGACTGGCCAAATCGCTGTTGATGTCATGGCTGATCCACCCCGCCCAGGAGACCCCTCCTACAGTTTATACACACAG GAGGTAACGTCTAGGCTGAACACACTGCAGTGTAACATGTCCAGAGCTGTAAAGTTCATTAATGATCTACCAGGATTCAGCTGCCTGTCAGTTCAGAGTGGAATCTTCATCTGTCCTCACCTTAGTCTTCCTCACTCAGCTGTGACACActcacag tcTCAGGGGTTTCAGGCAGGTTTGTGGTACAGTAGGAGGTTGTTGGAGGAACAGGGCATTTGTGTCGGATTCATGGAATGCATGAAAGAacttcacacacactcaaagagCTGCTGCCACTTAAG gtTGTGTGTGCTGATGCCATCTGATGAACTGGAGGAGGTTCTACAGCGCCTTCAATATTTTCACCTTCAATTTCTGAAAGAATACTGA